In Desulfovibrio oxyclinae DSM 11498, a single genomic region encodes these proteins:
- a CDS encoding 4Fe-4S dicluster domain-containing protein, with amino-acid sequence MPKSFLIDTSRCTACRGCQIACKEWHELPANKTTQYGWGSHQNPQDLNANNYKLVRFSEHLDGDVIRWNFFPDQCRHCVEPPCKDMADMIVEGAVVRDDKTGAVLFTEASVKLSEADFEEVRMACPYDIPRRNENSGLMSKCTMCNERIHSGLQPACVKVCPTGTMQFGEREDMLKLAEARLESLKKDWPEAMLADPYDVNVIYLLIDTPENYHERSVAANTAGPMSKKQFFATLTRPFRAMKA; translated from the coding sequence ATGCCCAAGTCGTTTCTCATCGACACATCCCGCTGCACGGCGTGCCGCGGCTGTCAGATAGCCTGCAAGGAATGGCACGAGCTGCCGGCCAACAAGACTACCCAGTACGGGTGGGGGAGCCATCAGAATCCGCAGGACCTGAATGCGAACAACTATAAACTCGTGCGTTTCAGCGAGCACCTCGACGGTGACGTGATCCGCTGGAACTTCTTCCCGGACCAGTGCCGGCACTGTGTGGAGCCGCCCTGCAAGGACATGGCGGACATGATCGTCGAAGGCGCCGTTGTCCGCGACGACAAGACCGGTGCGGTGCTCTTCACCGAAGCGTCCGTGAAACTCAGCGAGGCGGACTTCGAGGAGGTGCGTATGGCGTGCCCCTATGACATTCCCCGGCGCAATGAGAACTCGGGACTCATGAGCAAATGCACCATGTGCAACGAGCGTATCCATAGCGGACTGCAGCCCGCGTGCGTCAAGGTGTGTCCCACCGGCACCATGCAGTTCGGCGAACGCGAGGACATGCTCAAGCTGGCCGAGGCCCGGCTCGAATCGCTGAAAAAGGACTGGCCCGAAGCCATGCTGGCGGATCCCTATGACGTGAACGTGATCTACCTGCTCATCGACACCCCCGAGAACTATCACGAGCGCTCAGTTGCCGCGAACACCGCGGGTCCCATGTCGAAGAAGCAGTTCTTTGCCACGCTGACGCGTCCCTTCAGGGCCATGAAGGCCTGA
- a CDS encoding formate dehydrogenase accessory protein FdhE: MTSSFDREKVERTLETIRRRTPAYDELTTRFGPLFIASEELSAELVEKGIAAPAIDTVRFASGVPVLVGNDLEQWRDEFALAAKRLVAPVCEVLRLEQDIVEAMQKAFSDTDMILGLARARMEGDEERFKDTSAQHDLPSDMLMFVAETICSSVLRAVADSVGESLSSFGWEQGHCPVCGATPSISQLSPKEVTDLDQLVGGGGRKYLHCSLCGHDWRFKRNACPSCGNDETESREFFHVDNVRYERVEACRKCGRYCLNIDMREYEPHPHLDAVQMGLIHLDLHARSNSLSPLTPTLWNNAE; encoded by the coding sequence ATGACATCTTCATTCGACCGCGAAAAAGTGGAAAGGACCCTTGAGACCATCCGCAGGCGGACTCCGGCATACGACGAGCTCACGACACGGTTCGGGCCGCTCTTCATCGCCAGCGAAGAGTTGAGCGCGGAGCTTGTTGAGAAAGGCATCGCGGCACCGGCAATCGACACCGTGAGGTTTGCGTCCGGCGTGCCCGTGCTTGTTGGCAACGATCTTGAGCAATGGCGTGACGAGTTTGCGCTCGCGGCAAAAAGACTGGTTGCCCCGGTCTGTGAAGTGCTTCGTCTTGAACAGGATATTGTCGAAGCGATGCAAAAGGCATTTTCGGATACCGATATGATTTTGGGACTCGCCCGGGCGCGCATGGAGGGCGACGAAGAGCGTTTCAAAGACACCTCCGCCCAGCATGACCTCCCCTCGGACATGCTGATGTTTGTTGCAGAAACCATTTGTTCGTCGGTGCTTCGCGCTGTGGCCGACTCCGTGGGCGAGTCCCTTTCATCGTTTGGCTGGGAGCAGGGTCACTGTCCCGTGTGCGGGGCTACGCCTTCCATTTCTCAGCTTTCCCCCAAAGAGGTCACGGATCTTGATCAGCTCGTGGGCGGTGGCGGCAGAAAGTATCTTCACTGTTCCCTGTGCGGGCATGACTGGCGATTCAAGCGCAACGCATGTCCGTCCTGCGGCAACGACGAAACCGAGTCACGCGAATTCTTTCACGTGGACAACGTGCGCTACGAGCGCGTTGAAGCGTGTCGGAAATGCGGCAGGTATTGTCTGAATATCGACATGCGGGAGTACGAGCCGCATCCGCACCTCGATGCGGTCCAGATGGGACTCATCCACCTTGATCTGCACGCTCGCAGCAACAGCCTGAGCCCGCTGACGCCGACGCTGTGGAATAATGCGGAGTAA
- a CDS encoding formate dehydrogenase accessory sulfurtransferase FdhD has product MAIPQLRPIEAEGRARVESSHGLAPAQVTCPATLQRYENGRFALRDASIAVEEDMRVVVDGREEALLSRTPGDDMNLVAGHLFARSRVREPGDILDVRFSYRGVARAEVALGGGTGIRRIFPSPRPVRINPQALFSFKERFEHRQNLYRNTGSTHAAALFAADGEMVSFGEDVGRHNAFDKAVGRALLEGTLERVTIAMLSSRLAFELAVKATTANIPILCGFSAATSSGISYADRNNLTLVGRLRRDSFNVYSNGWRIHADD; this is encoded by the coding sequence ATGGCGATACCGCAACTGAGACCCATTGAGGCCGAAGGCCGGGCACGAGTCGAATCCTCGCACGGGCTGGCCCCGGCACAGGTCACGTGTCCGGCGACTTTGCAGCGTTACGAGAACGGACGTTTCGCCTTGCGCGATGCTTCCATTGCCGTGGAAGAGGATATGCGGGTTGTGGTGGACGGCCGGGAGGAAGCCCTGCTGTCGCGCACGCCCGGAGATGACATGAATCTTGTGGCGGGTCATCTCTTTGCACGTTCCAGGGTCCGTGAACCCGGCGATATCCTCGACGTACGTTTCAGCTATCGCGGCGTGGCGCGCGCCGAGGTTGCCCTTGGCGGCGGCACCGGCATACGACGCATCTTCCCGTCACCCCGTCCGGTCAGAATCAACCCGCAGGCTCTTTTCAGCTTCAAGGAGCGGTTCGAGCATCGACAGAATCTTTATCGCAATACAGGTTCGACCCATGCGGCCGCGCTCTTTGCCGCAGATGGCGAAATGGTGTCCTTCGGTGAGGACGTTGGGCGGCACAACGCCTTTGACAAAGCCGTAGGTCGCGCACTTTTGGAAGGAACGCTGGAACGCGTGACCATCGCCATGTTGTCTTCGCGACTGGCCTTTGAGCTTGCGGTCAAGGCAACCACGGCCAATATCCCCATCCTGTGCGGATTCTCCGCGGCCACAAGCTCTGGCATCAGTTATGCCGACCGAAACAACCTCACGCTAGTAGGGAGGTTGAGAAGGGATTCCTTCAACGTATATTCCAACGGTTGGCGTATTCACGCGGATGACTGA